A stretch of the Hydra vulgaris chromosome 09, alternate assembly HydraT2T_AEP genome encodes the following:
- the LOC136085340 gene encoding uncharacterized protein LOC136085340 has protein sequence MIKFPKKIIFTNKNKYDFDEATECHICGEYLGEDQVRDHSHINGKYGGAAHNSCNLKYKIPKFFPVLFHNLSGYDSHLFMKKLSEGKLSCIPNNKEKYISFSREINVGEFTNKEGENTEIKRELRFLDSYRFMPSSLGALSKNLLKEQCKNIEKLYSGKQLDLLLRKSIYPYDWVDSVDKFNETQIPPKELSFSKLNDEGISEDDYSHAKNVWNEFKCKSFRDYHDLYNVSNVLLLADVFKNFRDVCMKNYKLDPAWYFTSPGLAWDAALKLTKVKLELLSDYDMILMIKKGIKGGISMISNRLGASNNKYMDDAYDKSKESTFIQYLDANNLYGWAMSKPLPTHGFNWIDENEIENWKSVPCILEVDLDYPVSLHDEHNDYPIAPERVKVSKVEKLIPNLNHKKNYVIHYENLKLYERLGLKITKIHV, from the coding sequence ATGATTAAGTTtccaaaaaagattatatttacgaataaaaataaatatgattttgatGAAGCAACTGAATGTCACATTTGTGGAGAATATTTAGGAGAAGATCAAGTGCGTGACCACAGCCATATTAATGGAAAATATGGAGGTGCTGCTCATAAtagttgtaatttaaaatataaaattccaaaattctTTCCAGTtctatttcacaatttatctggCTATGATTCTCACTTGTTTATGAAGAAGTTATCTGAAGGGAAATTGAGCTGTATCCcaaacaacaaagaaaaatatattagcttttCTAGAGAAATTAATGTTGGAGAGTTTACTAATAAAGAGGGGGAGAATACTGAAATTAAGCGTGAACTTCGTTTCTTAGATAGTTATAGATTTATGCCTTCTAGTTTAGGTGCtttatcaaaaaacttattaaaagaacagtgtaaaaatattgaaaaattgtatTCTGGGAAACAATTAGATTTACTACTAAGAAAAAGTATTTACCCTTATGATTGGGTAGATTCTGTTGATAAGTTTAATGAAACCCAAATACCTCCAAAAGAGTTGTCCTTTTCTAAATTGAATGATGAAGGCATTAGCGAAGATGATTACTCACATGCTAAAAATGTGTGGAATGAGTTTAAATGTAAATCTTTTAGAGATTATCATGACTTATACAATGTTTCAAATGTGCTTTTATTAGCTGacgtctttaaaaattttagagatgtttgtatgaaaaattataaattagatcCTGCGTGGTACTTCACAtcaccaggattagcttgggatgcagctttaaaattaacaaaagtaaaGTTAGAATTGCtaagtgattatgatatgatACTTATGATAAAGAAAGGTATAAAAGGTGGAATCAGCATGATATCAAATAGATTAGGAGCTTCTAATAATAAGTACATGGATGACGCATATGACAAAAGCAAAGAATCAACATTCATCCAATATCTAGATGCTAATAATCTATATGGATGGGCAATGAGTAAACCACTTCCAACACATGGTTTTAATTGGATAGAcgaaaatgaaatagaaaactGGAAATCAGTTCCATGCATACTAGAAGTAGATTTAGATTATCCAGTAAGTCTTCACGATGAACATAATGATTACCCAATTGCTCCTGAAAGAGTAAAAGTAAGTAAAGTCGAAAAACTAATTccaaatttaaatcataagaaaaattatgttatacattatgaaaatctaaaattgtATGAAAGATTAGGTCTAAAGATCACAAAAATTCATGTTTGA